The following is a genomic window from Sphingobacterium spiritivorum.
CTATCACATATGGGGGCAAATAATGCATATGACAAAGAGCAGCAGTCTGTTTATACGGCAACAAAAAGTCTTTAAGCGGATAACCATGATGTCCTCCCTCCTGATAAGCTTCCATAGTGGCTCCGGTAGTAACGGCATTGAAGATCCATTTGTCTTTGAGTGCAGTTCCCTTGGTTCCGTAAGCCCAGTCATGCAGTAAGACCAGATCGATCCATTGTTTGATTAGAGGCGGAGCCGAATACCAATAAATAGGATGCATCCATATAATGATATCATGCCGCTCCAAAGCAGCCTGTTCTACCCGTACCGGAATATCAAAATCAGGATATAACTCATACAGATCTCTTACCGAAATATTCGGTAATGACCGCATGCGTCTGATTAATTTTTTATTTACAACAGATTGTTCTAGTGTAGGATGTGCAAACAGCACGAGTATCTTCAGCATGTTGATTCAGTTAAAAGTCGGTGTAAAATTGATCAAATTTAAATTAGCAACTCTTGATCTATGTTAAATTTATTATATTTTTTTGTTTTTTCATTATGACTGTCATTAAGAAAGCAGATCAGCTATACCCACAAAAAAAGGGCAGCTCTCCGAAGAGAACTGCCCTTTTTTTGTTTGTTTTTCCTAGTATT
Proteins encoded in this region:
- the kefF gene encoding glutathione-regulated potassium-efflux system oxidoreductase KefF, whose amino-acid sequence is MLKILVLFAHPTLEQSVVNKKLIRRMRSLPNISVRDLYELYPDFDIPVRVEQAALERHDIIIWMHPIYWYSAPPLIKQWIDLVLLHDWAYGTKGTALKDKWIFNAVTTGATMEAYQEGGHHGYPLKDFLLPYKQTAALCHMHYLPPYVIDGTFSKQPKEIEQDIEQFISDLQLLQSGTFEVTALQQFSYLNQLKDQA